One segment of Triticum aestivum cultivar Chinese Spring chromosome 2A, IWGSC CS RefSeq v2.1, whole genome shotgun sequence DNA contains the following:
- the LOC123184300 gene encoding cytochrome P450 99A2: protein MEMELSLGVATSLFLVSVISVLALSLLISRKRLAAASGTKKKKQLGRPAPGPWRLPLVGNLHQIVTSKLPVVLRDLAEKHGPVMCLRLGQVDTIIISSPSAAQEVLREKDLNFASRPSLLVSEVMLYGNLDIGFAPYGAYWRTLRKLCRMELLSERKVRHFMPVRESETLALVRAVHEAGQGGKRPVNLALLLVSCSNAITEQTAFGQVAGRELQEQLLAAINVGMTISSGFSFGDLFPGLGFMDTVTGLTRRLWQARRQMDAVLDKIIAKSEQKGDDLLSVMLRIRDGGDPEFPIETTTIKAIIVDMFSGGTDTTATAAEWVMSELVRNPPAMAKVQAEVRRTFDGKTPQEHEGHIHELHYMRMVIKESMRLNPVLPLLVPRICRETCHVGGFEIVEGSRLMVNSWAIGRSPESWDDPDEFRPERFEDSMADDKGPRFDYLPFGGGRRMCPGSTFGLAVLELIMARLLYYFDWSLPTGGTELDMDMTVGITARRKNQLHVVALPYKEVPLQS from the exons ATGGAGATGGAGCTAAGCCTAGGCGTAGCCACGTCCCTGTTTTTGGTTTCTGTCATCTCAGTGCTGGCCTTAAGCTTGCTTATTAGCCGCAAAAGACTGGCAGCAGCAAGCGgcacgaagaagaagaagcagcttggGCGGCCTGCTCCTGGGCCATGGCGTCTACCCTTGGTGGGCAACCTCCACCAGATCGTGACGTCCAAGCTGCCGGTGGTCCTCCGGGACCTGGCGGAGAAGCACGGGCCGGTGATGTGCCTCCGGCTCGGGCAGGTGGACACGATCATCATCTCGTCCCCGTCGGCGGCGCAGGAGGTGCTCCGGGAGAAGGACCTCAACTTCGCGTCGCGGCCGAGCCTGCTGGTGTCGGAGGTGATGCTGTACGGGAACCTCGACATTGGGTTCGCGCCGTACGGCGCGTACTGGCGGACGCTGCGCAAGCTGTGCAGGATGGAGCTCCTGAGCGAGCGGAAGGTGCGGCATTTCATGCCCGTGAGGGAGAGCGAGACCCTGGCGCTGGTGAGGGCGGTGCACGAGGCGGGCCAGGGCGGCAAGAGGCCCGTCAACCTCGCGCTGCTGCTCGTCTCCTGCTCCAACGCGATCACCGAGCAGACGGCCTTCGGGCAGGTCGCCGGGCGCGAGCTCCAGGAGCAGTTGCTGGCGGCCATTAACGTTGGCATGACGATCAGCAGCGGGTTCAGCTTCGGGGACCTCTTCCCGGGGCTGGGGTTCATGGACACCGTCACTGGGCTCACACGCCGGCTGTGGCAGGCGCGCCGTCAGATGGACGCCGTCCTTGACAAGATCATCGCTAAAAGCGAGCAGAAAGGTGATGACCTTCTGAGCGTCATGCTTAGGATCAGGGACGGTGGAGACCCTGAATTCCCCATCGAAACGACAACCATTAAGGCAATCATAGTG GATATGTTCTCGGGAGGGACTGACACCACAGCGACGGCTGCTGAGTGGGTCATGTCAGAGCTCGTGAGGAACCCACCGGCGATGGCCAAGGTACAGGCAGAGGTGCGGCGAACATTCGACGGCAAGACCCCACAAGAGCACGAGGGGCACATACATGAGCTACACTACATGAGGATGGTCATCAAGGAGAGCATGAGGCTAAACCCGGTGCTGCCGCTGCTGGTCCCCCGAATCTGCCGGGAGACCTGCCATGTCGGGGGTTTTGAGATCGTCGAGGGTTCCAGGCTCATGGTCAACTCATGGGCTATCGGTAGGAGCCCAGAGAGTTGGGACGATCCTGATGAGTTCAGGCCAGAGAGGTTCGAGGACAGCATGGCTGATGACAAAGGACCCAGGTTCGACTACCTTCCATTCGGAGGTGGGCGGAGAATGTGCCCCGGAAGTACCTTTGGGTTGGCCGTGCTGGAGCTAATCATGGCACGCCTTCTCTACTACTTTGATTGGAGCCTCCCAACCGGTGGGACTGAGCTTGACATGGACATGACCGTGGGCATAACGGCGAGGAGAAAGAACCAGTTGCACGTAGTGGCATTGCCGTATAAGGAGGTTCCACTGCAAAGCTGA
- the LOC100873130 gene encoding 9-beta-pimara-7,15-diene synthase, chloroplastic encodes MANPARVGAYSILLPSAPHQAVRLPAAAPPSASKCGLQMHHHGRSKPPRVSFACSASNLPGTEPAYVLKAMLAEETIGPRSDVERDARIRKHLKNPELSPSAYDTAWVAMVPLPDSDPQAPCFPQCVEWILQNQHSSGSWGINEFGLLANKDIMLSTLACIIALHKWNVGSDHIRRGLEFIGRNFSTVMDDQIVSPVGFNLIFPGMLNHAFGMGLVIPVPEADINGILHLREMELTRLTEEKSCGKDAYLAYVAEEGLVNLLDYNQVMKFQRKNGSLFNSPAATAAALVHYYDNKALQYLDSIVSIFGGAVPTAYPQNIYYQLSMVDMLEKIGISRHFSSDINSILDKAYISWLQRDEEIMQDVETCAMAFRLLRMNGYDVSSDDLSHVAEASTFHCSLEGYLNHTKSLLELYKASKVCLSENELILENISNWSGHLLAEKLRCDGTQRMPIFGEVEYTLKFPFYATVEPLDHKRNIEHFDSRVTQQLKRKNMPCHANQDLLDFAVEDFSFSQSIYQDELCHLESWEKENKLEQLKFLRKGSLINCYLSAAATLSTHELSDARIACAKTIALVLVTDDFFDVGASKEEQENLIALVEKWDHHHEVEFCSEQVEIVFSAFYSTVKHIGEMASAVQKRDVTKHLNETWLHYLRSAATEAEWQRNQYVPTVEEYMIEAVNSFAEGPIMLTSLYFVQQKLEEYIIKDPEYDELLRIKGNCGRLLNDTRGFKRESSEGKLNIISLLVLQSGGSMSIEGAQETVQESIASCRRDLLRMVVREDRVVPRACKEVFWRFCRTVHLFYCHTDGFSSPKEMLCTMNAIFREPLKLQTTSPLAVQSEK; translated from the exons ATGGCGAATCCTGCACGAGTTGGTGCCTATTCCATCCTCCTGCCATCTGCACCTCACCAGGCCGTCCGCCTCCCGGCGGCTGCTCCACCATCTGCGTCAAAGTGTGGGTTGCAGATGCACCATCATGGAAGAAGCAAGCCTCCGCGCGTCAGCTTCGCCTGCTCAGCCTCCAACCTTCCTGGCACCGAACCAG CATATGTCCTCAAGGCAATGTTGGCAGAAGAAACTATAGGACCGCGCAGTGATGTG GAACGGGATGCTAGAATACGAAAGCATCTCAAAAACCCTGAACTCTCGCCGTCTGCGTATGACACGGCATGGGTGGCTATGGTGCCATTGCCGGACTCCGATCCGCAGGCTCCATGCTTCCCTCAGTGTGTTGAATGGATATTGCAAAATCAACACTCTAGTGGGTCTTGGGGAATCAACGAATTTGGCTTATTAGCCAACAAGGATATTATGTTATCCACATTGGCCTGTATCATTGCACTTCATAAGTGGAACGTTGGCTCCGACCACATAAGGAGAG GATTAGAATTTATTGGAAGGAATTTCTCCACTGTCATGGATGATCAAATTGTTTCTCCGGTAGGCTTCAATCTCATTTTCCCTGGTATGCTTAACCATGCTTTCGGGATGGGTTTGGTAATTCCAGTCCCAGAAGCTGATATCAATGGGATACTTCACCTCCGTGAGATGGAGCTGACAAG ACTAACTGAGGAGAAATCGTGTGGGAAAGATGCATATTTGGCCTATGTTGCTGAAGAAGGGTTAGTAAACCTGCTCGACTACAATCAAGTGATGAAGTTCCAGCGAAAGAATGGGTCGTTGTTCAACTCTCCTGCCGCAACTGCTGCTGCATTAGTGCACTACTATGATAATAAAGCTCTCCAGTACCTCGACTCCATTGTCAGTATATTTGGTGGTGCAG TACCAACAGCGTACCCACAGAATATATATTATCAGCTCTCAATGGTGGATATGCTCGAAAAGATCGGAATATCTCGGCATTTTTCCAGTGACATAAACAGCATCCTGGACAAGGCATACAT TTCCTGGTTACAGAGAGACGAGGAGATCATGCAAGATGTAGAAACATGTGCAATGGCGTTTCGCCTTTTACGAATGAATGGTTATGATGTGTCGTCAG ATGACTTGTCCCATGTTGCTGAAGCCTCCACTTTCCATTGCTCACTTGAAGGATATTTAAATCATACAAAATCTTTATTGGAGTTATACAAGGCTTCAAAAGTATGTTTGTCCGAAAATGAATTGATCCTGGAGAACATAAGCAACTGGTCAGGCCACTTATTGGCAGAGAAACTGCGCTGTGATGGGACACAAAGAATGCCAATTTTTGGAGAG GTAGAATATACTCTTAAATTTCCCTTTTATGCAACAGTAGAACCTCTAGACCATAAGAGGAACATTGAACATTTTGATTCTAGGGTTACTCAGCAGCTAAAGAGAAAAAACAT GCCATGTCATGCCAATCAAGATCTTCTAGATTTTGCCGTTGAAGATTTCAGTTTTTCTCAATCTATATACCAGGATGAACTCTGCCACCTCGAGAG TTGGGAGAAAGAAAACAAGCTGGAACAACTCAAATTTCTACGCAAGGGGAGTCTGATAAATTGTTATCTCTCTGCTGCTGCCACCCTATCCACGCATGAACTCTCTGATGCTCGCATTGCATGTGCGAAAACTATTGCGCTCGTACTTGTTACTGATGACTTCTTTGATGTTGGAGCAtcgaaagaagaacaagaaaaccTCATAGCATTAGTAGAGAA GTGGGATCACCATCACGAAGTTGAGTTCTGCTCTGAGCAAGTAGAAATAGTATTTTCTGCTTTTTATAGTACAGTTAAGCACATTGGAGAAATGGCTTCTGCAGTGCAAAAGCGTGATGTTACAAAACACCTGAATGAAACA TGGCTACATTACTTGAGGTCTGCAGCGACTGAGGCAGAATGGCAACGGAATCAATATGTGCCAACAGTTGAGGAATACATGATAGAAGCGGTTAACTCATTCGCAGAGGGGCCCATTATGCTAACATCACTATATTTTGTCCAACAAAAACTCGAGGAGTACATAATCAAAGACCCGGAGTACGATGAGTTGCTTAGAATAAAGGGGAACTGTGGCCGTCTCCTGAATGATACTCGGGGCTTCAAG AGGGAGTCAAGTGAGGGAAAACTGAACATCATCTCACTGCTTGTTCTTCAGAGTGGAGGTTCCATGTCCATAGAAGGTGCTCAAGAGACTGTACAGGAGTCTATAGCCTCATGTCGGAGAGACCTGCTAAGGATGGTTGTTAGAGAAGACCGTGTAGTTCCTAGGGCATGCAAGGAGGTGTTCTGGAGGTTTTGCAGGACAGTTCACTTGTTCTACTGTCACACCGACGGATTTTCCTCGCCCAAAGAAATGCTCTGCACGATGAATGCAATATTCAGAGAGCCACTTAAACTTCAAACAACCAGTCCTTTGGCTGTTCAATCAGAAAAATAA